A window of the Henckelia pumila isolate YLH828 chromosome 3, ASM3356847v2, whole genome shotgun sequence genome harbors these coding sequences:
- the LOC140886587 gene encoding uncharacterized protein, whose product MRGFNKPLKQRHVQGVLKKYNLSILGLLEVKVNVNLVDRMMDTKFSAMSFMHNFHMCTNSRILVMWESKAVRLDVLGMSDQVIHVSVVCLHSQRVFLASFIYGRNSVVAWRPLWDFLINHGENISLPWILLGDFNCVRYPHEKMGGNPIVPKDMADLRNCINRLELSDVNHVGFYYTWFSLAVSSKLDRVMVNHHWSESNLDVFADFVAPGEKKNSFLKRSACFSPKRPNVSISNIVTDAPNSSMVEEARWEVLIRDVSVEEVKSALFNIEDDKAPGPDGFGAAFFKKAWSIVDGDVIAAVLEFFRSVFYKIIAKFLTNRLVDVIEPLISQAQAAFVPGRSIVENIHMAQEMLKH is encoded by the exons ATGAGGGGTTTCAATAAGCCCCTCAAACAAAGGCACGTTCAAGGCGTGTTGAAAAAATACAACTTGAGCATCCTTGGGTTACTTGAAGTAAAGGTTAATGTTAATCTTGTGGATAGAATGATGGATACTAAATTCTCTGCTATGTCTTTCATGCACAACTTTCATATGTGCACGAACAGTCGTATCCTTGTTATGTGGGAGAGTAAGGCTGTGAGGCTAGACGTTCTTGGTATGTCTGATCAAGTTATTCATGTCTCAGTTGTGTGCCTTCATTCTCAGAGAGTATTTTTAGCTTCTTTCATCTATGGCAGGAATTCGGTGGTGGCTTGGAGGCCTCTTTGGGATTTTCTGATCAACCATGGGGAGAATATTTCCCTCCCCTGGATCCTGTTAGGGGACTTTAACTGTGTGAGATACCCTCATGAGAAGATGGGTGGCAATCCTATTGTCCCGAAAGATATGGCAGATCTAAGAAATTGTATCAATCGGTTGGAGCTCTCAGATGTGAATCATGTTGGTTTCTACTACACTTGGTTTAGCCTGGCTGTTTCTTCTAAGCTTGATCGAGTTATGGTCAACCATCATTGGAGTGAATCGAATTTGGATGTATTTGCTGACTTTGTGGCACCAG gagaaaagaagaattcCTTCTTGAAGCGGAGCGCTTGTTTCTCTCCCAAAAGGccaaatgtgagtatctcaaaCATAGTGACAGATGCTCCAAATTCTTCCATG GTGGAGGAGGCCAGATGGGAGGTATTAATTAGAGATGTGAGTGTGGAGGAAGTCAAGAGTGCTCTGTTCAACATTGAGGATGACAAAGCTCCAGGCCCGGATGGTTTCGGGGCTGCTTTCTTTAAGAAGGCTTGGTCCATTGTTGACGGTGATGTTATTGCGGCTGTCTTGGAATTCTTTAGGAGTG TGTTCTATAAAATCATTGCCAAGTTCCTGACTAATAGATTAGTGGATGTGATTGAGCCTTTGATTAGTCAAGCTCAAGCAGCATTTGTTCCAGGTAGGTCAATTGTGGAAAACATTCACATGGCCCAAGAAATGCTGAAGCATTAA